One genomic window of Nitrosomonas sp. Is35 includes the following:
- the recQ gene encoding DNA helicase RecQ: MSNALTILKEVFGYPAFRGQQAEVIEHLASGGDCLVLMPTGGGKSLCYQIPALLRDGVAIVVSPLIALMQNQVASLHELGVRAAVLNSSLSQQAAAEVEQKLLAGEYDLLYVAPERLLTARFLNLIARIPVALFAIDEAHCVSQWGHDFRPEYIQLSVLHERFPDVPRIALTATADMDTRKEIIERLGLDEARIFVSSFDRPNIRYQIIDKTNSRAQLLTFLRTEHPGDAGIVYCLSRKKAEETAAWLTAQGLRAVAYHAGMSMQERSLNQERFLREEGIVMVATIAFGMGIDKPDVRFVAHLDLPKSIEGYYQETGRAGRDGQAANAWMVYGLGDVIQQRRMIEESDAQLKFKQVAARKLEAMLSLCETTTCRRLRMLSYFGETTDDMTACGNCDVCLNPPQVWDATVEVQKALSCVYRAGQNFGTGHLIDILRGNLTERVKEWHHDRLTTFGIGKELPEKTWRAVFRQIIALGLLSADSVSHGALHLTEASRAVLKGQQAVQLRLQTQAGRAFEKRQSGDLMLLDATERYLWEQLRAWRAKMAKEHGVPAYVIFHDATLRELARQCPKTQEELRQVSGIGARKLDKYGGYLIEILRSCESAAGQ; encoded by the coding sequence ATGTCCAACGCACTCACTATACTCAAGGAAGTTTTTGGTTATCCCGCCTTTCGCGGACAACAGGCTGAGGTCATCGAACACCTCGCCAGCGGTGGCGATTGCCTGGTTTTGATGCCGACCGGCGGCGGTAAATCGCTGTGTTATCAAATTCCGGCGTTGTTGCGCGATGGTGTTGCCATCGTCGTGTCCCCGTTGATTGCCTTGATGCAGAATCAAGTCGCGTCGCTGCATGAATTAGGGGTGCGCGCGGCGGTGCTGAATTCCTCGTTATCGCAGCAAGCCGCGGCGGAAGTTGAACAGAAGCTTCTGGCGGGTGAATACGATTTACTGTATGTCGCGCCGGAGCGGCTGTTGACAGCGCGGTTCCTCAATCTGATCGCACGTATTCCGGTTGCGCTGTTTGCCATTGACGAAGCGCATTGCGTGTCGCAATGGGGGCATGATTTCCGTCCGGAATACATACAGTTATCGGTACTGCACGAACGTTTTCCGGATGTGCCGCGTATCGCGCTGACGGCAACGGCCGATATGGACACCCGCAAGGAGATCATTGAGCGGCTCGGATTGGACGAAGCCAGGATTTTTGTTTCCAGTTTCGACCGCCCGAATATCCGCTATCAAATTATCGATAAAACCAACAGCCGGGCGCAATTACTGACATTCCTGCGAACGGAACACCCCGGCGACGCCGGTATTGTGTATTGCCTGTCGCGCAAAAAAGCCGAGGAAACCGCGGCATGGTTGACCGCCCAGGGTTTGCGCGCGGTCGCCTACCACGCCGGCATGAGCATGCAGGAGCGCAGTCTGAATCAGGAAAGATTTCTGCGCGAGGAAGGTATTGTGATGGTTGCCACCATAGCTTTTGGCATGGGAATTGATAAGCCGGACGTACGGTTTGTCGCGCATCTGGATTTACCCAAAAGCATTGAAGGTTATTACCAGGAAACCGGCCGCGCCGGACGCGACGGACAAGCGGCCAATGCCTGGATGGTGTACGGTCTTGGCGATGTCATTCAGCAGCGGCGCATGATCGAAGAATCGGACGCGCAGCTCAAATTCAAACAAGTTGCCGCCCGCAAACTGGAAGCCATGCTATCACTGTGCGAAACAACCACCTGCCGACGCTTGCGCATGCTGAGTTATTTCGGTGAAACCACCGATGATATGACGGCGTGCGGCAATTGCGATGTTTGTTTGAATCCGCCGCAAGTTTGGGATGCGACGGTGGAGGTGCAAAAGGCATTATCCTGTGTTTACCGCGCCGGGCAAAATTTCGGCACGGGTCATTTGATCGATATTTTGCGCGGTAATCTGACCGAACGTGTCAAAGAATGGCATCACGACCGGTTGACTACATTCGGCATCGGTAAAGAATTACCGGAAAAAACCTGGCGCGCGGTATTCCGTCAGATCATCGCACTGGGCCTGCTATCGGCTGACAGTGTAAGTCATGGCGCATTGCACCTGACCGAAGCAAGCCGCGCCGTGTTGAAGGGGCAGCAAGCCGTACAGCTGCGACTGCAAACCCAAGCGGGACGGGCATTTGAAAAACGGCAAAGCGGTGATTTGATGTTGCTGGATGCAACCGAACGATATCTTTGGGAGCAATTACGTGCATGGCGCGCAAAAATGGCTAAAGAACATGGTGTACCGGCGTATGTTATTTTTCACGATGCGACCTTGCGCGAACTGGCGCGGCAGTGTCCGAAAACGCAAGAAGAATTACGCCAAGTCAGCGGTATCGGCGCGCGCAAGCTTGATAAATATGGCGGCTATCTGATTGAAATCCTTCGCAGTTGTGAGTCAGCAGCAGGACAGTAA
- a CDS encoding membrane lipoprotein lipid attachment site-containing protein, with the protein MMKKSIFAATLLVFLAACSNANMGDPNASNADCQFGVGGNGECLKEGQDPRPYGGTSKPGH; encoded by the coding sequence ATGATGAAAAAATCAATTTTTGCTGCAACTTTATTAGTTTTCTTAGCCGCTTGTTCAAACGCCAACATGGGTGATCCCAATGCTTCGAATGCCGATTGTCAGTTTGGCGTAGGTGGCAATGGTGAATGTCTCAAAGAAGGACAAGATCCACGGCCTTATGGTGGTACCAGCAAACCTGGGCACTAA
- a CDS encoding FxDxF family PEP-CTERM protein: MMQSYFRLVVVSVALCLGSVTSMANAGVFDGHTINYQYYFPNLSTPYASAGNGDYLVNSGVEISNVVDGFGTIDFSGDEFVISFAHSGNFSPTEFNGFAISDVSASINPFASFSLVSNTAVSGTPTLSFDANHLYVNWAGLNFNRGELVFSVSSLTPHSYPHSHPVTSFSRTISPVPEPDTYAILLVGLGLVGYSARRKQI; encoded by the coding sequence ATGATGCAAAGTTATTTTCGATTGGTAGTGGTTTCTGTTGCACTGTGCTTGGGCTCAGTCACCAGTATGGCTAATGCCGGTGTTTTTGACGGACACACGATCAATTATCAGTACTATTTTCCGAACTTGAGTACGCCGTATGCTTCGGCGGGTAATGGCGATTATCTGGTGAATTCCGGTGTGGAAATATCGAATGTGGTCGATGGTTTCGGTACCATAGACTTCAGCGGCGATGAATTCGTGATTTCCTTTGCGCATAGCGGCAATTTTTCGCCTACCGAATTTAATGGTTTTGCAATTAGTGATGTATCTGCGAGTATCAATCCGTTTGCATCATTCAGTCTGGTTTCCAATACCGCGGTGAGCGGCACACCCACCTTGAGTTTTGATGCAAACCATTTGTATGTGAATTGGGCGGGGCTTAATTTCAATCGGGGCGAACTGGTTTTTTCGGTGAGTTCCCTGACGCCACATTCATATCCACACTCGCATCCCGTCACTTCTTTTTCCCGTACCATCAGCCCAGTTCCGGAACCCGATACTTACGCGATCTTACTGGTTGGGTTAGGTCTGGTAGGCTACAGTGCGCGCCGTAAGCAAATTTAA
- a CDS encoding hydrogenase maturation protease: MNKLLLFGYGNPGRGDDALGPLLVEHIAQLRLADVACLVDMQLLIEHAADLTGFDRIIFVDADMSCQEPFEFSAVTTEKDGSYTSHALTPAALLYVYQQIHSHTAPPAFLLRIRGYRFELGDYLSIQANENLAAAILKIQQWYLQQR, translated from the coding sequence ATGAACAAGCTATTGCTATTCGGCTATGGAAATCCCGGACGCGGGGACGATGCATTAGGCCCCCTGCTAGTGGAGCATATCGCTCAGTTACGACTGGCGGATGTCGCTTGCCTTGTTGACATGCAATTGCTGATTGAGCATGCTGCGGATTTAACGGGCTTTGACCGGATTATATTTGTGGATGCGGATATGTCGTGCCAGGAACCTTTTGAATTTTCAGCCGTGACTACGGAAAAAGACGGCAGTTATACCAGTCATGCCTTAACACCGGCAGCGTTGCTGTATGTTTACCAGCAAATCCATTCGCATACCGCACCGCCTGCTTTTCTACTGCGCATCCGCGGTTATCGCTTTGAATTGGGAGATTATTTAAGCATTCAAGCCAATGAAAATCTGGCTGCCGCCATATTAAAAATTCAGCAATGGTATTTACAACAACGATGA
- a CDS encoding HupE/UreJ family protein yields MIIPILIASPLAFAHTGDGPHNGWLHGFAHPLSGLDHMLAMIAVGLWAAQAHGRIVWLFPLIFVVVMGLGGLFGAITLPLAFAEHGIMLSLVMLGALLVWRKHLPLSVSLLLIGLFALSHGYAHGSEMPPSISLPSYAGGFMLATMLLHLCGIGLALLCKKFAGTRWIRFSGIIIAGYGGFLLIP; encoded by the coding sequence TTGATCATACCGATTCTGATCGCATCACCCCTGGCTTTTGCGCATACCGGTGACGGACCGCATAACGGGTGGCTGCACGGATTCGCGCATCCGTTGAGCGGGCTGGACCATATGCTGGCGATGATTGCCGTCGGCTTATGGGCCGCGCAAGCGCATGGTCGTATTGTCTGGCTTTTTCCGCTGATTTTTGTCGTGGTGATGGGTTTGGGCGGTTTATTCGGCGCGATCACCCTGCCACTCGCTTTCGCGGAGCACGGCATTATGCTGTCGCTGGTGATGCTGGGTGCACTACTCGTTTGGCGCAAACATTTACCGCTCAGTGTCAGCTTGCTGTTGATCGGATTATTTGCGCTCAGTCACGGCTATGCGCATGGCAGCGAAATGCCGCCCAGTATATCGCTGCCCTCCTACGCTGGGGGTTTTATGCTGGCGACGATGCTATTGCATTTGTGCGGCATCGGCTTGGCCCTGTTGTGCAAAAAATTTGCCGGCACCCGGTGGATTCGTTTTAGCGGTATCATCATTGCCGGTTATGGCGGTTTTTTATTAATCCCGTAA
- the hypA gene encoding hydrogenase maturation nickel metallochaperone HypA, protein MHELSLAESILQLIEDAAVEQKFTQVKTVWLEIGQLACVEQESLRFFFAVVTEDSIARQAKLEIIEITGQAMCDQCHQVTMIAAYHQACPQCGGYGLNVTQGDGMRIKELEVE, encoded by the coding sequence ATGCATGAGCTATCGCTTGCCGAAAGCATCTTACAGCTCATTGAAGACGCCGCGGTTGAGCAAAAATTCACACAAGTCAAAACGGTATGGCTGGAAATCGGCCAACTGGCTTGTGTCGAGCAGGAATCGCTGCGTTTCTTTTTTGCTGTGGTAACGGAAGACAGTATCGCCCGGCAGGCCAAGCTGGAAATTATCGAAATCACTGGACAGGCGATGTGCGATCAATGCCATCAAGTTACTATGATCGCCGCCTACCATCAGGCGTGTCCACAGTGCGGCGGCTATGGGCTGAATGTCACGCAAGGCGATGGCATGCGCATCAAGGAACTGGAAGTGGAATAA